TACTCCTAAATTGAACTCACTCAACTCGAGTATTGAGCATAATAGGTTCAACTCATGCTCAATTGGAGTATTGAAGTAATACTTTCTCTGTCCCAATTATTTGGTCTTGTTTCGATAattcaactttttaaaaatagtggtttgtatttcttatttcAAATTTACcttcacaaattcaaaatttgaatttaaatggtAACATAAATATGATTAGAGAAAAGGATTATATAAGAAAAACAGACTAAAAAGTGTTTTGACTCTCTCAACAGGATAAATATTTTGGAACattccaaaaagaaaagtatgacactttcaatggAACAGAAAGAGTACATTCATTAGATTTGGAAattagaggaaaaaaaaaagtcctccCTATACCAAGGTGTTATTAACGTGTTTAAAAATTTGGGGGTTTCAAAATCGCAAGTAGGGTTACAAACGAATCGAACTGCTCACGAGGAACTCAAGTCTCCGAACTCGATGTTTACCAAGtttgagtcgagttcgagctgaTCAAgttgaatttgaacttgaactcgagttcaaaaatATTCAACTTATTAGCTAGGGAGCCGatacaaacatatatatatatatatatatatatatatatatatatatatatatattattttaatagtaaaattacataaatattaTGAAtactttattatttattaagaaaaattattattttatttattttaaaaaataaaataattttttattttttaaactctAGCTCAAGCTTTACATTGAGAATTTGCCAAATTCGACTTCGAAACAGAGTTTCGTAAAACTAAACTGAGGTTCGATTTAATTAGACTAAAATTTGACTCGATTTGGCTCATTTGCACCTCTAGTCACAAGTGTCCACTTTCCAGAGAGAATTGTCAGCTGCGCCTgataccaaaacaaaaaaaggaaaaaaaatcaacataAGGAGGCAATAAAGGACTAAGGAGCCGTTGATTCTTGATTGTTTCTTGCTCTAAGCAGTTGTCCAAATTAAAAGCTACTGGTGCTGCTGCTCCTCCTCTTTATAACTAACATGGATTCGTCGCATTATATATAAATTCGGCGCCACCAAACAGCAACGGATAGATCCACAGTGCCCAGGCCTGATTGCTCTTCCTCTCAAGGAATTCCCACGAAATCACGTACccctctgtctctctctcttcccctaCTCTCATCTCATAGAGATCTCTAATCAAGCCACCCTCCCTCCCTAGCAATTCACGCCACCTTCTCATCTCTCATTTCTTGTTCTTCTCGATATCACTGCTACAGCAATTGCTTCCCAATCATAATCAGCAGCAAAAGTAGCTGGGAGGGTAAGAATGGCTGAGAATAAATCATGGGTTCTGATGGTGACTGCCCAGACGCCCACCAATATAGCCGTCATCAAGTACTGGGGGAAGAGGGACGAGTCCTTGATCCTCCCCATCAATGACAGCATCAGCGTCACCCTTGATCCTTCCCACCTCTGCACCACCACCACCGTCGCCGTCAGCCCCGACTTCACCCACGACCGCATGTGGCTCAATGGCAAAGTAACTGAAACCCACCACTGCTATTACCTCCTTCCTCgtattctttttctttactaATTTACTCGCATTCAATTTAGTCTCCGCCCATCATGCTCAATGCCCCCCTCAACCCTTTACTGTAAACGAATCTGTGTTCAGTTATGTGGAGCAAAAGATTGTTCCTCTGGTTGTACTTTCCTGATGAAGGTTTTATGTGAATTGGATTCTGTTGTTCTCTCCTGTGATCCTTGGAGGGGCACTTTTTGTTAATTGTTTTGCTGTTTGGTTAATATAGGAAATATCACTCTCCGGAGGCAGATATCAAAATTGTTTGAGGGAAATTCGATCTCGAGCTAGTGACGTCGAGGATGAGAAGAAGGGTATCAAAATTGCAAAAAGAGATTGGGAAAACCTGCATTTGCACATTGCGTCTTACAATAATTTCCCTACTGCTGCTGGCTTGGCTTCCTCAGCTGCCGGCTTTGCCTGCCTTGGTATTCACTACGTATCCTCCCTTTATCTTTGTTACCGATTTTGTGCTTTTGTGTTCTGAAGGGCCTTACAGTACTTTGTCTTAGTACTCTTGTCCCTTTACttattggatttaaatggtcTTAGAGATAATACAAGAAGAGAAAAAATGTATGATTTTTTTTCACCTGCAGTTTATTCGCTTGCAAAGTTAATGAACGTGAAAGAAGATAATAGTCATCTTTCTGCTATAGCCAGGTAATTCTTCATTACTTTGCTTCGCAGTTTCATCTCTACCATGTGCCTTAGTCTTCTTGTGTCAATGGTTGCACTATAATCAAGTCTCTTGAGCTATAAGTTACATGTGTTAACCCCCTCCCTGCTGATGTTCATAGGGGAGATGAGATATAGTTTAAAGTTTTTGCACTCATCTCTGTTGGGCTATGAATGGTATAGGATTCATTTACTTATTTTAGAAACTGGAATTCAGATGTCAGCTTCCTTCTTTCTCTAGTGCATCTTATTGTTATTACCTTCTGAGTGCACTTGAGGAGAAGCTTGTGCTTTTCAGGAGAATCTTGTGCAGCCCATAAGGAACCCGTTTTGTTGGAGGGATTTTGTTGTGTTGGCTCATCTCATGCCTGGCTTGTCAATTGATGTTAGGTGTATGTATGTGGCCACATTATTGTTGGGATTTAACTATCAGATTGAAGTTGAGAACTGGATGATTTAAATGTGTTCTCATGCTGTAGTGTTGTAGGATTGTAAATATTGAAGCTTCCTTCTAATATGTTTGCTCATATTCTAGTCTCTCCCAAAACTTGCTAGCTGCTATACATGCATCTCTTTCTATGTGGCTAAAATTAAGTTACAAATGACACCATTATTCGTGTATAGGCAAGGTTCCGGAAGTGCTTGTCGCAGCTTGTATGGTGGATTTGTCAAGTGGATCATGGGAAAAGTACGTTTGGATTATAAGCTTTGTTCTGTGTCTCCAATGAAAAGGAGGTTATCTTTTAAGATCTTGCCATAATTTGGTTTTCATGGTTTTGATAAGGATGACAATGGAAATGATAGCATTGCCGTTCAGCTTGTGGATGAGAAACATTGGGATGAACTTGTTATTCTCATTGCAGTGGTACATACCTACTtttttcatcttccacttcCTTGGGCCTGAGGGATATATTGAGAGTACAAATTTTTCAttatccttttcctttttgttggtAGATGGGTGCACATAAGAATGAAAGGTTATACAGAATAAATCCTTTTGCACATTCTTTTTCGccctttatttgttttacttttATTGTCAAGCAATATTCACAATCTTTGCTTTGGTCCAATTCAAATATTCCTTATTCAGAATCTAGAATTTGATGATGATGTAGCGACCGCTTAAAATGCCTAGtaaagtgatttttggatggTCTGTCCTCAAAACTTGGTATACTTAAGTTTTACATCCCAGTACCTATTCTTGTACTACTGTTAACATGATCCAGTAGGTCTTGTCCTTGCATTGAATATTGTAGTGTTTGTAATTGGTGGAAATCCACTAGCTTTGGCTTCATAAAATGCAAAATCTCGGAATATGAGTCTTCTTTCTGCCCTTTGTCTTCTAATGCCCTGCACCATATATTTGACAGTAACATGTGGGATGGCTATTCATAGTTGGGGTACCCTGTGTGCCTTGACATGTATCCCTTCTTGTGAGTGACAATGATTGCTCCTTCATAATGAGAATAAGTTTATGTTATACTACTTTCTTCGTATGTCTAGATAAATCAGATTTAGTTCACTGGAAGAAGCTATGAGTATCATGTGACTTCCTGCTACTATTTCTAAAAGCACATCACTACATGcttcatcatcaatttcgtTGATAAAAAAAAGAACTCCCTTATCCTTTGTTATTCACTTTCTCATCATTAATCTCTTCAGCATCCTTTATGTACTAGTCACTCAAATTGCTCCTGTGAATTCAGGTAAGTTCGCGGCAGAAGGAAACTAGTAGCACCAGTGGAATGCGCGAGACAGTTGAAACAAGTCCTCTTGTACTGCACAGAGCAAAGGTATCACCTGGtcctctttttttatttttattttaaataatgagtCTTCAGTTACTTCGTTGAGCTTGTTTATGAGTCTTTAGTTGTTACGTTTAAGTTTTGTGTGTGTGTAGTTTTGTATTATCAGACTCTTCATGATATGAAGTTAcacaattttttgaatttctaaTTCTTGGATGCAATTATTTCAGGAAGTGGTACCTAAACGTGTAGTTGAGATGGAAGAAGCCGTAAAAAGTCGTAATTTTCCAGCATTTGCTCGTCTGACTTGTTCAGACAGTAATCAGTTCCATGCCGTCTGTCTGGATACAAGTCCCCCTATATTCTACATGAATGACACATCTCATAGGCAAGCAATTTAGTCAAGAGTttctgtatttttctttttcgtggCACATTGTCAACCTTTGTGGTCTCAAAGCTGCACTCtcaaatttttagttttaaacaGTACTGGTTTGCAACTTTGCAGGATAATCAGCTGTGTTGAGAAATGGAATCGCTCCGAGGGAACACCTCAGGTAGAATTTTCTAAAATCTGTAAAGTGCAAGGATTGCAAATCAGTTTCAGAAACGGATTATTCCTATATTTATTGTGATAACCGCCCTTATTGATCCAAACTTatattatttggaatcttttagtAAGTTAAAGCTCTTTGtaaaattctgttttcttgtTTATGAAGATCAGCAATATGAACATAGATTCAGATAAGACCTGTTGAAAGGGCACATAAACAAGCAAGACTGATGATATATGTTGCCGTCAGTGGCAGAGAGTTGTTTTACTTCAtatttcctctctctctctctctctctctcacacacacacacacacacacaaacacacactcaAGAGTAAGACACAGTAAGATTTATGCATGTTTGGGTGTGTATATGCTCTTTGCTAGGCCCATGTGTATTTAGGAAGCTTGCATGCAGAGAAATTGGTTGATAGGTAATACAACCTTTATAAGATTATATAAATGGGATGTAACAGGGATTTTAGTAACAAAAGAATTGCTGAGCAAGCTGGTTTAGCTCATACAATAAAGTATTATCTTGTTTTAGAGGCTACAATATTTGGATTGGCAAACATCTACATCTTGTAATCaaaatgccatttggattggcAAACATCTAAATTTGAATATGTGGTCTCTGAACCTGTGGGAATATTGTTGAAACTCATATTGGTTAGTTCAAATGGTTGGATATGACAAGTATGATGAAATTTGGCAGGTGGCTTATACTTTTGATGCGGGTCCAAATGCAGTTCTAATAGCCCGCAACAGGAAAGTTGCAGCCCTTCTGCTTCAAAGACTGCTCTTTCATTTCCCTCCGCAGTCTGGTGCAGATCTAAACAGGTAATCTTTTTgcttgttttttattttgaagTTGTAAGTATTTAAAAATGGAATCTTACACGGCCTTTCTAACCGGGAATAACATTCATcaactcaagatttgatttgtttttcttgtcCCAATACATTTTCCATAATGAGCTCCCTAATATGTTCTCTTGCGTGTCCTATTTTGTGCAGCTATATTGTTGGCGATAAATCAGTTCTAATGGATGCTGGCATTCAGGACCTGAAAGATGTGGAAGCATTGCCTCCACCTCCAGAAATCAAGGATAACGTTCCCACCCAAAAATTCAAAGGAGATGTAAGCTACTTCATTTGTACAAGACCTGGTAGAGGTCCAGTTTTGCTTACAGAGGAAAGTCAAGCTCTCCTAAACCCTGAAACTGGCTTGCCCAAGTAAAGGTGTGCTTTTCTAGCTCGGGCTAACTTTCAAGTATCTGAGCTTGAAGGATTGCAATTATGACGGTCCTTTACAGCAAAGAAGTCACTGCGTATGAACTTCCCAAGTTGGAGCCATTTTTTGAATTGTAGCTGTAATTTAGAATTTCCTTCTTGTCAGTCAATATTCATGTACTTGGGATTTTCCAGCAAGATAACAAATAAGAATTTTGTGATCTTTTTGAGTCATTTCTTTGTACCTCAAAAACAATAATGTTGCATGAATGGAACTCTGGAGGTGCTCGTCTTAAGCTATCCATCAAGTGCTCTGGCAGGGTTATTTTCTCCAGATTACATGATATGTAAAATCTGTGTTGTGGCTCTTCTTAATTATTAAGAAAGACTTGGGATCTTGATTAGATTCAACAGTTTCATGTTTCCGTATTCTTTTTTCAGCAGTGAATTTGCATTAAATCGATGCAATCTGGGGACGCAATCCCACTTTGGCCTAATTTTGCTTGTCGCCGGAAGCTTACATTAATGATACACAAGTTGCTCAAATCATTTGTGGAACATTGTTGAAACTTTAATTTGCATTTGTATACCGCAATTTATTCATTGAAGACTACTAGAATCTTTTCGTCTAAAACAGCTATCAATATTTGAGGAAATGACACTCACATCAACAACAAAATTTGAACACGATTTTTTACAAGAAAATGATCCGTTCTTGTCAACTGAATATACTTGTGTTGGCGATTTTGATATTGGTGATTACAAAGTCTTTTGTGCCTTGAGGCCTTCAGCAATCAGTTGGCGgaggtgggaccaagtcagtttaattcttttttttttccctacaaTTCCCAACGAGATAATACTTTATAGGGATAATCTGTGCgcaagtaatttttttttttttgtcagcaactatacatttgtataacctactctatcctaatctagggggagggAAGCCTAAGGAGGCTGTGATAGGGGGCTAGTGggtatacagacccaactagACCAAAGAGTGTTATGACACAActcttagatttttttcgctgcAGGTGAGGTTTGAACTCTCACCTACAGTCCAAGGAGGGACTTAAGCCTCTCTCTCCGGTTTTGGAACAATATCGGACTCAGCATCCTACTTTATTGTACTGGCGGTTAAATATCGAACTCTGCATCCATCTTTTAATAACCACTGGTCACCGGTTCCTTTTGATTGTAGGTCGGAGATTCGAACCTCGCTTGCagtgaaaaaaaattcaaagaaaatgtCAGAACACTCCTTTAATTTAATCAGATTATTAAATTATAGAAATGTTATCGGcacggtaaaaaaaaaaaaaaaaaaaaaaagcatccaTCTTCTGATCAAGGCCGCTACAAGTAATGGTCAAGGTTAATATCTGATCGCGGACTGCGCTACAACATGTGTTGAAATTCTCTCTAGTGTTTTCAATATAATACTGTAGTATTTCGGATTGGGAAATTCTCTCTAGCGTCTTCAATGTAATATTTTGGATTTGGAGACTTTCTCAACCTATACCAAACAGATTGACTAACTTAGTTTACAAATGAACTCCATATAATAATAAAATCCGAATTTGCTTCATCattccaaaaccaaaatgtGTAAAGGAATTGTAGTTCTTGAATGCAGCGTAGTAATGTGAAGACTCGTTCTCGAATTCCACTTAGTGAAAGCGATGTCTGCACAATTTCACTTGACAGGCAAAAAAGTTCTATAATACTAATAGACTAGTGTTGCAGCCACATGCAGGACTGGGACAAACTTGCAAAAAGCATTATTAGTAGTCCCAAAGAATGGAGGATTAAATGTAACCAGGACGAATTGATGTTTACATCAGACAGTGAAAAGCTCTTTTAGGATGGCCTCTTTATTGTCAAGCACAAGCAAATGCCCGGCGTTCGGTATCTCATGGTAGCGAATCCAAGGAAGCTTTTCAGCAATGTAACGCTGCAATACAACGGGCACGAGGCCATCTTCGTCGCCGTGCCACAAGTGAACTGAGCCTTCGGCGTCAGCAAAAGGGTTCTTAAGATCCATAGGATCAAATTCAACCTTGCCAAATCCAACTATCATGTCCCTATGGAAGGATTCAAATTCTCCTTGTTGTGTTACGTATTCCTGTAAACAGAACAAATCATTGGAGTCCAAATCAACCATCtataactcaaaaaaaaaaaaaaaaaaaaaaaaaaccatggtATGAGAAGTTCCAAGTACCGTTTGAGATTGTCTATCTGCAAGCTTGGATATAATTTCCAAGTCTCGGCGAGAGAGCTTGGGCCTTCCGGATATGACACTGGAGGATGGAAACAATTTCTGCGTGTTCCACCAGTAGGTGAGCCATGGGGTGTAATGGGCAACTCGAAGAGCCCATTGATCCTGTGGTAACTGTTGATAGTATGCTTCAGTCGATAAATTTGACGGGAAGCCAGGCCACCAGTAATTGATCACTGGACAAACCAATGCTGCTCCGGCTACCCTATCAGCATCCGAAAGATTGAACCATACGGTTATTGCGAACTCGTGTAGAAAACAATCAGGACACTAAAAGATCAAAATTACACACCAAGAATTTAACAAATTGAAGTGTTGAGACTGCATACAAATTACAACAGGGGAAAGAGCTTAGGTGTGAGACATCACTGCCTCTCGCATCTAGTTGAAGCTTCTGTTTGGTTTCATAATCTAATAACAATAGACATAAAAATCAAGGTGGCTTTATATTTCCACAGGTTTTAGATCTCTTAGAAAAGGACATCATCTTTGATTTCTCCGTGAAGATAACGTCTTTCATTTTGATATCCACTGCAATTCAGATAACTACAGTTTACTTAATAGAAGAACACACTGTTAGCCAGGCATTTTCTTCGCATACTGCTTAAGTTAGAATCATCTTCCCAAAGAAGAGAAGATTGACTAAGTATGAGACTCAAAGTTAGATAATCTGTAGCCAGGCAAGATTAGCTCTGTACCCCATCTAGCCAGCGTCACGTCCATCCATCATTGGATAGtcattgaagaaaaattcttcCATCAAATTAAAAGTATGACCTTGCATACTTCTCCTTAAGCTACCTTTTGTTGCGGAGTGAAACTATAGTTGAACACCCTCCACAAGTTGtggaaatttttaatttaaaataaacaaattgctatTCTAAATTGGAGTAAATGTTGGGACTACAAATCATACCGGTGAGAGATGTACTTGAGGCAACCCCAAACCACTTGTCCACCCATGGAAAACCCAATGACATAAAATTTGGATCTGAGTTCCAATTGATCAGCAAGCTCCTCTATATCTAGTGCTAGACTTCTAAAAGATCGCTTTGGATCAGGATCACTTTCTCCATAACCCGGTCTATCAAAAGATACAAAGTAGATCCCAAGTTCTTGAACTGCCTCCTGAAAATAAAGTGAAATTCTTTTGAAACCAGTTCTGGCAGAATGGCTTGCGTATTCAATGTGAGGTAGCAAATTACCGCTGTCGCAATTTCAGCCTCATGCCTGCTAGACCCAAATCCATGAACCAATACAACCTTGTACCTCGCCAATTCTTTGGAAACACCATGCTCCTTATAAGCCAAATGTCTCCCATCCCTAAGTTTAATTCTAGGTCCTGTGATTGGTGGACCCCCGGGGGAGCCACAGATGCGAGGAGGTGGAGGGCGGATGGGCTGAAGTATCCATGCTAGAAACCCGACAAACAACAATGGTATAATTGTTTTAATCATCACTGAAAACAACGGTTCATATTTAGCTCCTTAAACAGAAAAAGCTAGAGTATGAGAAGAAATAACTAAAAGAAACTTGAGAAACAATCTTCAGGATGCTGTAGACGGATATTAGCTTCATTTCACCAAGAAAACTATCAGTAAAAGATTGTTTTCTCCAACCTATAATTGTAAAAGACTAGTTTCATTTCACCAAGAAAACTATTAGATTCACCATTGCTGTAGACGGATAGAAGTAAATGTTGCCACTGTAACATGATTCAATTTATGATCGCCACAACAACACAGTGACATCTTTCTGCTATGAACATTCATTGGTTCAAGCACTACAAACCATACAGGCCAGTCAACATCACAATAATTTTGCCATGACAGAAACTGAGAAGTACATAATGTCCATAATTTTGGGAGGTGGGAGTGGCTTGCAAATGCTAATTCATAATCCACAAAAGGTTAAAAGACATTGTTGCCTATGCATAAATTAAGGGAGACTGGACATGAAGGTATGGGTTCAAATCTGCACAAGTTTTACAATATACGTACACGTGTGCACTGCATGAACCTATGGATATAGGCTGGATATCACATTAAAAAGTCTAATTTGAACAAATTTCCCCTTCTGTTTATCAGCTGTCATCTGGCCAATACTAGATTATTCAATTATTTTCCcgtgacctttttttttttaattgtttagcAGCACTACAGTTAATTATTTACCACAAATTTCTCCATTTTATTTGACTGTTACTTATCTCAAATTTCcccatttaattttttattttagtcaattattATGCTACGTACTACGTATTAACACCCAAGTCAAAATTCATAGAAACAACTCAAATCATAAAAACTAAaaccaattaaagaaaaacagtagtactttttatgaaaacaattaaagaaaaacagtagtactttttatgaaaacaattaaagaaaaacagtaGTACTAAAAGACCTGACGATTGGTATACTGATGCATACGTACAAGCTGATGCCAAGGGTGGGGATTTGACCCCATGGGTCATGAGATTGGACCCCAACCGTGTTGTTGGTGGGGAGGCTGCGGATTGGGTCATTCCAACGGCGTCTCCTGGGCcaaaaacttggcaaaagtCGGAGGAGGCAATCGCCAGTCCACAGGGACGACTGcgaggaagaggaggaggagcccAGAAGCTGGGCCGTAGCTTGGCTGGTCGTCGATGATGGTAGCTTAGCTGATGAAGAAATGGTGGACAAGATCCGACGTGATAAGCTACTCCTGGAGATTTTAGTTTGGGCAGTGGCAAGAGATAACGGGTGATCATTGAAAAGTTCTCGACGATTTgggattcttttttttattaagttTGCAGTGGTTCCATCTTCTGTGGTGGAAATTAGGCTGAACTTCTGATTCAGTAGCCATGAAGGTATTGGTTTCCGCCAGCTACTACGGCTACGCTATTTGTGGGTTTAGCCATCCCAGGAAGAATCTTCCACATAATTCTACTTGGTGCTCAACATTCTTGGGCAAATTTGAATATGTAATCGAAGAAAGAAAACACTCTGCTACTagggaagagaaagaaaacctGAAACGAATCAGATAAGCCCAATTATAATCTCCTAAATCTGTCCGGAATGATATGATATgcggttttctttcttctgcgCTGCAAACCTGAAACAATGGAAGAAAGGCTGTGGACCTCGAGACAATGACGACTACGTATGTTATTTCATAGGATTCTCGTAGGCAGGGTACAAGAATCCCAAGATACAAGGTGGGAGCGAGGTGACCTTTTTCCCTACAAAGTGGGAGTATCTTTTTTGGGTTTaactgacgggtactttgaagGCATTCATTCGTTGACAGGAGTTTTTTAAGTGTTAAATTTTTTAACAAGAGTGAAATTAATTTAAAACAGTATCTAA
This portion of the Coffea arabica cultivar ET-39 chromosome 2e, Coffea Arabica ET-39 HiFi, whole genome shotgun sequence genome encodes:
- the LOC113730675 gene encoding uncharacterized protein isoform X5; its protein translation is MGSNPHPWHQLVPWILQPIRPPPPRICGSPGGPPITGPRIKLRDGRHLAYKEHGVSKELARYKVVLVHGFGSSRHEAEIATAEAVQELGIYFVSFDRPGYGESDPDPKRSFRSLALDIEELADQLELRSKFYVIGFSMGGQVVWGCLKYISHRVAGAALVCPVINYWWPGFPSNLSTEAYYQQLPQDQWALRVAHYTPWLTYWWNTQKLFPSSSVISGRPKLSRRDLEIISKLADRQSQTEYVTQQGEFESFHRDMIVGFGKVEFDPMDLKNPFADAEGSVHLWHGDEDGLVPVVLQRYIAEKLPWIRYHEIPNAGHLLVLDNKEAILKELFTV
- the LOC113730675 gene encoding uncharacterized protein isoform X1, whose protein sequence is MITRYLLPLPKLKSPGVAYHVGSCPPFLHQLSYHHRRPAKLRPSFWAPPPLPRSRPCGLAIASSDFCQVFGPGDAVGMTQSAASPPTTRLGSNLMTHGVKSPPLASACTYASVYQSSVMIKTIIPLLFVGFLAWILQPIRPPPPRICGSPGGPPITGPRIKLRDGRHLAYKEHGVSKELARYKVVLVHGFGSSRHEAEIATAEAVQELGIYFVSFDRPGYGESDPDPKRSFRSLALDIEELADQLELRSKFYVIGFSMGGQVVWGCLKYISHRVAGAALVCPVINYWWPGFPSNLSTEAYYQQLPQDQWALRVAHYTPWLTYWWNTQKLFPSSSVISGRPKLSRRDLEIISKLADRQSQTEYVTQQGEFESFHRDMIVGFGKVEFDPMDLKNPFADAEGSVHLWHGDEDGLVPVVLQRYIAEKLPWIRYHEIPNAGHLLVLDNKEAILKELFTV
- the LOC113730675 gene encoding uncharacterized protein isoform X2, producing MITRYLLPLPKLKSPGVAYHVGSCPPFLHQLSYHHRRPAKLRPSFWAPPPLPRSRPCGLAIASSDFCQVFGPGDAVGMTQSAASPPTTRLGSNLMTHGVKSPPLASALMIKTIIPLLFVGFLAWILQPIRPPPPRICGSPGGPPITGPRIKLRDGRHLAYKEHGVSKELARYKVVLVHGFGSSRHEAEIATAEAVQELGIYFVSFDRPGYGESDPDPKRSFRSLALDIEELADQLELRSKFYVIGFSMGGQVVWGCLKYISHRVAGAALVCPVINYWWPGFPSNLSTEAYYQQLPQDQWALRVAHYTPWLTYWWNTQKLFPSSSVISGRPKLSRRDLEIISKLADRQSQTEYVTQQGEFESFHRDMIVGFGKVEFDPMDLKNPFADAEGSVHLWHGDEDGLVPVVLQRYIAEKLPWIRYHEIPNAGHLLVLDNKEAILKELFTV
- the LOC113730675 gene encoding uncharacterized protein isoform X3 — translated: MITRYLLPLPKLKSPGVAYHVGSCPPFLHQLSYHHRRPAKLRPSFWAPPPLPRSRPCGLAIASSDFCQVFGPGDAVGMTQSAASPPTTRLGSNLMTHGVKSPPLASACTYASVYQSSAWILQPIRPPPPRICGSPGGPPITGPRIKLRDGRHLAYKEHGVSKELARYKVVLVHGFGSSRHEAEIATAEAVQELGIYFVSFDRPGYGESDPDPKRSFRSLALDIEELADQLELRSKFYVIGFSMGGQVVWGCLKYISHRVAGAALVCPVINYWWPGFPSNLSTEAYYQQLPQDQWALRVAHYTPWLTYWWNTQKLFPSSSVISGRPKLSRRDLEIISKLADRQSQTEYVTQQGEFESFHRDMIVGFGKVEFDPMDLKNPFADAEGSVHLWHGDEDGLVPVVLQRYIAEKLPWIRYHEIPNAGHLLVLDNKEAILKELFTV
- the LOC113730674 gene encoding diphosphomevalonate decarboxylase 2-like produces the protein MAENKSWVLMVTAQTPTNIAVIKYWGKRDESLILPINDSISVTLDPSHLCTTTTVAVSPDFTHDRMWLNGKEISLSGGRYQNCLREIRSRASDVEDEKKGIKIAKRDWENLHLHIASYNNFPTAAGLASSAAGFACLVYSLAKLMNVKEDNSHLSAIARQGSGSACRSLYGGFVKWIMGKDDNGNDSIAVQLVDEKHWDELVILIAVVSSRQKETSSTSGMRETVETSPLVLHRAKEVVPKRVVEMEEAVKSRNFPAFARLTCSDSNQFHAVCLDTSPPIFYMNDTSHRIISCVEKWNRSEGTPQVAYTFDAGPNAVLIARNRKVAALLLQRLLFHFPPQSGADLNSYIVGDKSVLMDAGIQDLKDVEALPPPPEIKDNVPTQKFKGDVSYFICTRPGRGPVLLTEESQALLNPETGLPK
- the LOC113730675 gene encoding uncharacterized protein isoform X4; amino-acid sequence: MITRYLLPLPKLKSPGVAYHVGSCPPFLHQLSYHHRRPAKLRPSFWAPPPLPRSRPCGLAIASSDFCQVFGPGDAVGMTQSAASPPTTRLGSNLMTHGVKSPPLASASWILQPIRPPPPRICGSPGGPPITGPRIKLRDGRHLAYKEHGVSKELARYKVVLVHGFGSSRHEAEIATAEAVQELGIYFVSFDRPGYGESDPDPKRSFRSLALDIEELADQLELRSKFYVIGFSMGGQVVWGCLKYISHRVAGAALVCPVINYWWPGFPSNLSTEAYYQQLPQDQWALRVAHYTPWLTYWWNTQKLFPSSSVISGRPKLSRRDLEIISKLADRQSQTEYVTQQGEFESFHRDMIVGFGKVEFDPMDLKNPFADAEGSVHLWHGDEDGLVPVVLQRYIAEKLPWIRYHEIPNAGHLLVLDNKEAILKELFTV